One window of the Chanodichthys erythropterus isolate Z2021 chromosome 2, ASM2448905v1, whole genome shotgun sequence genome contains the following:
- the clstn3 gene encoding calsyntenin-3 isoform X3, whose protein sequence is MENDNTVLLNPPLFALDKDAPLHYAGEICGFRVHNGPGGSGSAQFEAVVLDRSTGEGLVRSKEPLDCESQKEHSFTIQAYDCGEGPDGSNSKKSHKATVHVRVNDVNEFSPVFVERRYEASVPEGRLFDRIVRVEAVDADCSPQYSQICFYDIITPNVPFTIDNDGNIKNTEPLDSKRQRVHSFWVTAFDCGKNRAQADAQVIVTVKPSCKPGWIGWTKRIEYTPGSGSIPLFPNLHLETCEETVWNIQATVELQTGHIGKGCDRDSYSDRSVRRLCGAVRGEVDLLPPPSPATNWTAALPTLPSSDSSLVFSFNGSTHVAVVPDSVASAVSGDHFTLQLWMRRGGASAQPPANQARGTRKEEETIVCSTVKNDDSYSHYSLSVHGCRLSLFYWPDVSAARPVKFLWKLEQVCDSEWHHLSLSVQFPSVTLYVDGVTFDPALIHDNGAIPNPAPHQRLVIGACWVEPEEKPKDIVNNTMPESKDTGKFVSGYKGLLSGVTVRPGNVEPHSVVECLYACREGLDFGDLETLGSGMKVHVNPSQSVLVLEGDDIESFNRAVQQVTYRNSLRFATPGVRPLKLTTSLRCFSEESCLSLRQLEGYLVVLQPDAPQISLSGVGPHLARPAAEFEGPQGVPLFPELRIVCSLSHAVNTAAQGMEGGALMSDAVAHTLDGCEVQPLGEELNPEREELLVDMEALRERGLDIINTTAYIAITGAESISVYEDVLRSIRYRLAKGSARFERRFRLSCSEMNGRYTSNELTLEVNFLHSLDSLYHPSHLLASQQQFLHPSHHTGELSGHTLPNPHRNSVVPGAATVIIMVCVGFLVVMVILGVFRIRSIHRRGEGARGGGKEGSNQWDDSALTIIVNPMETYENRMGIATDIEGECDDEEEVVDSPDDTSDDQRIIIKKEGRDSAPRRY, encoded by the exons ATGGAAAACGACAATACTGTCCTCCTCAACCCTCCTCTATTCGCCCTGGATAAAGACGCACCGCTGCACTATGCCG GGGAGATCTGTGGGTTTAGGGTTCACAACGGACCAGGTGGTTCTGGTTCAGCACAGTTTGAGGCCGTGGTGTTGGACCGCTCCACTGGAGAAGGTCTGGTTCGGTCCAAGGAGCCTCTGGACTGTGAAAGCCAGAAGGAGCACAGCTTCACCATTCAGGCGTATGACTGTGGTGAAGGTCCTGACGGCAGCAACAGCAAGAAATCCCACaa gGCCACCGTGCACGTTCGTGTAAATGACGTGAACGAGTTCTCTCCTGTCTTTGTGGAGCGTCGGTACGAGGCGTCTGTGCCTGAGGGTCGCCTGTTTGATCGTATTGTGCGGGTGGAAGCCGTGGATGCCGACTGCTCCCCTCAATACAGCCAGATCTGCTTCTATGACATCATCACACCCAACGTCCCTTTCACCATTGATAACGATG GGAACATAAAGAACACTGAGCCACTGGACTCCAAACGCCAGCGTGTCCACAGTTTCTGGGTGACAGCATTTGATTGTGGGAAGAATCGAGCTCAGGCTGATGCTCAGGTCATAGTCACAGTCAAACCTTCCTGCAAGCCAGGCTGGatag GATGGACAAAGCGCATTGAGTATACTCCTGGTTCCGGCAGTATCCCACTCTTTCCGAACCTGCACTTAGAAACCTGCGAGGAGACAGTTTGGAACATCCAGGCTACTGTTGAGCTTCAGACGGGTCATATTGGGAAGGGCTGTGACAGGGACAGCTACTCCGATCGATCTGTGCGCAGACTCTGTG GTGCTGTGAGGGGTGAAGTCGACCTCCTTCCACCTCCATCCCCTGCAACAAATTGGACCGCCGCACTGCCGACTCTACCATCCTCTGATTCATCCCTGGTCTTCTCCTTCAATGGCTCCACCCATGTTGCTGTAGTACCTGATTCAGTTGCTTCAGCAGTATCCGGCGACCACTTCACCCTGCAGCTGTGGATGCGAAGAGGAGGTGCCAGCGCTCAACCACCGGCCAATCAGGCTAGAGGAACCCGTAAAGAGGAGGAGACTATTGTCTGCAGCACTGTAAAGAATG ATGACTCATACTCTCATTACTCTTTATCGGTACATGGCTGTCGTCTCTCTCTCTTCTATTGGCCGGATGTGTCCGCCGCAAGACCTGTCAAATTCCTTTGGAAACTGGAACAG GTGTGTGACAGTGAGTGGCATCACTTGTCCCTTAGTGTGCAGTTCCCCTCAGTCACACTCTATGTGGATGGAGTGACCTTTGACCCTGCACTCATCCATGACAACGGAGCTATCCCCAACCCTGCACCACACCAACGGCTGGTCATTGGAGCATGCTGGG TAGAGCCAGAAGAGAAACCGAAAGACATTGTGAACAACACCATGCCAGAGAGTAAAGACACAG GGAAGTTTGTCAGTGGTTACAAAGGGCTTTTGTCAGGAGTAACAGTGCGTCCAGGAAATGTGGAGCCACACAGTGTAGTGGAGTGTCTGTATGCCTGTCGAGAGGGGCTTGATTTCGGAGACCTTGAGACTTTGGGCTCAGGCATGAAG GTGCATGTGAACCCTAGCCAGTCTGTGCTGGTGTTAGAGGGAGACGACATTGAAAGTTTCAACCGTGCTGTTCAGCAGGTGACTTACAGGAACTCTCTACGATTTGCCACCCCTGGTGTACGTCCGTTAAAACTCACTACCTCTCTCAG GTGTTTCAGTGAAGAGAGCTGTCTCTCTCTCAGGCAGCTGGAGGGTTACCTGGTCGTGCTCCAGCCTGACGCCCCGCAGATCTCTCTGTCTGGGGTGGGACCCCACCTGGCCCGACCAGCCGCTGAATTTGAGGGCCCTCAAGGGGTTCCCTTGTTTCCTGAGCTCCGTATTGTCTGCTCCTTGTCTCACGCTGTGAACACAGCTGCTCAGGGCATGGAAGGAGGAG CACTGATGTCAGATGCTGTTGCTCACACTCTGGATGGATGTGAAGTCCAGCCCTTGGGGGAGGAGCTAAACCCAGAAAGAGAGGAGCTTCTGGTTGACATGGAGGCGTTAAGAGAGAGGGGGCTGGACATCATTAACACAACGGCCTACATTGCCATCACTG GAGCGGAGTCTATCTCTGTGTATGAGGATGTGTTGCGCTCCATTCGCTATCGCTTAGCAAAGGGCTCTGCTCGGTTTGAAAGAAGGTTCCGTCTGTCGTGCTCAGAAATGAACGGCCGGTACACCAGCAACGAGCTCACGCTTGAG GTAAACTTTCTGCATTCTCTGGACAGTCTGTATCATCCGTCTCACCTGCTGGCGTCTCAGCAGCAGTTCCTCCACCCATCCCATCACACTGGAGAACTGAGTGGACACACACTCCCCAACCCACACCGCAACTCAG TTGTTCCAGGAGCTGCAACTGTCATCATCATGGTGTGTGTGGGTTTCTTGGTTGTCATGGTGATTCTTGGTGTCTTCCGCATCCGTTCCATCCACCGTCGTGGTGAAGGAGCAAGAGGCGGAGGCAAAGAGGGCAGTAACCAATGGGATGATTCGGCCCTCACCATCATTGTGAACCCAATGGAG ACATACGAGAACCGCATGGGCATTGCAACAGATATTGAAGGAGAgtgtgatgatgaggaagaaGTAGTGGATTCGCCCGATGATACCAGTGATGACCAACGAATCATCATCAAGAAAGAGGGAAGAGACTCCGCCCCCAGACGCTACTGA
- the clstn3 gene encoding calsyntenin-3 isoform X2, with the protein MARMSFLSFLLFCLTSVAHGNKANKHKPWIETEYQGIVMENDNTVLLNPPLFALDKDAPLHYAGEICGFRVHNGPGGSGSAQFEAVVLDRSTGEGLVRSKEPLDCESQKEHSFTIQAYDCGEGPDGSNSKKSHKATVHVRVNDVNEFSPVFVERRYEASVPEGRLFDRIVRVEAVDADCSPQYSQICFYDIITPNVPFTIDNDGNIKNTEPLDSKRQRVHSFWVTAFDCGKNRAQADAQVIVTVKPSCKPGWIGWTKRIEYTPGSGSIPLFPNLHLETCEETVWNIQATVELQTGHIGKGCDRDSYSDRSVRRLCGAVRGEVDLLPPPSPATNWTAALPTLPSSDSSLVFSFNGSTHVAVVPDSVASAVSGDHFTLQLWMRRGGASAQPPANQARGTRKEEETIVCSTVKNDDSYSHYSLSVHGCRLSLFYWPDVSAARPVKFLWKLEQVCDSEWHHLSLSVQFPSVTLYVDGVTFDPALIHDNGAIPNPAPHQRLVIGACWEPEEKPKDIVNNTMPESKDTGKFVSGYKGLLSGVTVRPGNVEPHSVVECLYACREGLDFGDLETLGSGMKVHVNPSQSVLVLEGDDIESFNRAVQQVTYRNSLRFATPGVRPLKLTTSLRCFSEESCLSLRQLEGYLVVLQPDAPQISLSGVGPHLARPAAEFEGPQGVPLFPELRIVCSLSHAVNTAAQGMEGGALMSDAVAHTLDGCEVQPLGEELNPEREELLVDMEALRERGLDIINTTAYIAITGAESISVYEDVLRSIRYRLAKGSARFERRFRLSCSEMNGRYTSNELTLEVNFLHSLDSLYHPSHLLASQQQFLHPSHHTGELSGHTLPNPHRNSVVPGAATVIIMVCVGFLVVMVILGVFRIRSIHRRGEGARGGGKEGSNQWDDSALTIIVNPMETYENRMGIATDIEGECDDEEEVVDSPDDTSDDQRIIIKKEGRDSAPRRY; encoded by the exons ATGGCCAGAATGAGTTTTCTCTCCTTTCTCCTCTTTTGCTTGACTTCGGTTGCCCATGGCAACAAAG CCAATAAACACAAGCCATGGATCGAGACGGAGTACCAAGGGATCGTCATGGAAAACGACAATACTGTCCTCCTCAACCCTCCTCTATTCGCCCTGGATAAAGACGCACCGCTGCACTATGCCG GGGAGATCTGTGGGTTTAGGGTTCACAACGGACCAGGTGGTTCTGGTTCAGCACAGTTTGAGGCCGTGGTGTTGGACCGCTCCACTGGAGAAGGTCTGGTTCGGTCCAAGGAGCCTCTGGACTGTGAAAGCCAGAAGGAGCACAGCTTCACCATTCAGGCGTATGACTGTGGTGAAGGTCCTGACGGCAGCAACAGCAAGAAATCCCACaa gGCCACCGTGCACGTTCGTGTAAATGACGTGAACGAGTTCTCTCCTGTCTTTGTGGAGCGTCGGTACGAGGCGTCTGTGCCTGAGGGTCGCCTGTTTGATCGTATTGTGCGGGTGGAAGCCGTGGATGCCGACTGCTCCCCTCAATACAGCCAGATCTGCTTCTATGACATCATCACACCCAACGTCCCTTTCACCATTGATAACGATG GGAACATAAAGAACACTGAGCCACTGGACTCCAAACGCCAGCGTGTCCACAGTTTCTGGGTGACAGCATTTGATTGTGGGAAGAATCGAGCTCAGGCTGATGCTCAGGTCATAGTCACAGTCAAACCTTCCTGCAAGCCAGGCTGGatag GATGGACAAAGCGCATTGAGTATACTCCTGGTTCCGGCAGTATCCCACTCTTTCCGAACCTGCACTTAGAAACCTGCGAGGAGACAGTTTGGAACATCCAGGCTACTGTTGAGCTTCAGACGGGTCATATTGGGAAGGGCTGTGACAGGGACAGCTACTCCGATCGATCTGTGCGCAGACTCTGTG GTGCTGTGAGGGGTGAAGTCGACCTCCTTCCACCTCCATCCCCTGCAACAAATTGGACCGCCGCACTGCCGACTCTACCATCCTCTGATTCATCCCTGGTCTTCTCCTTCAATGGCTCCACCCATGTTGCTGTAGTACCTGATTCAGTTGCTTCAGCAGTATCCGGCGACCACTTCACCCTGCAGCTGTGGATGCGAAGAGGAGGTGCCAGCGCTCAACCACCGGCCAATCAGGCTAGAGGAACCCGTAAAGAGGAGGAGACTATTGTCTGCAGCACTGTAAAGAATG ATGACTCATACTCTCATTACTCTTTATCGGTACATGGCTGTCGTCTCTCTCTCTTCTATTGGCCGGATGTGTCCGCCGCAAGACCTGTCAAATTCCTTTGGAAACTGGAACAG GTGTGTGACAGTGAGTGGCATCACTTGTCCCTTAGTGTGCAGTTCCCCTCAGTCACACTCTATGTGGATGGAGTGACCTTTGACCCTGCACTCATCCATGACAACGGAGCTATCCCCAACCCTGCACCACACCAACGGCTGGTCATTGGAGCATGCTGGG AGCCAGAAGAGAAACCGAAAGACATTGTGAACAACACCATGCCAGAGAGTAAAGACACAG GGAAGTTTGTCAGTGGTTACAAAGGGCTTTTGTCAGGAGTAACAGTGCGTCCAGGAAATGTGGAGCCACACAGTGTAGTGGAGTGTCTGTATGCCTGTCGAGAGGGGCTTGATTTCGGAGACCTTGAGACTTTGGGCTCAGGCATGAAG GTGCATGTGAACCCTAGCCAGTCTGTGCTGGTGTTAGAGGGAGACGACATTGAAAGTTTCAACCGTGCTGTTCAGCAGGTGACTTACAGGAACTCTCTACGATTTGCCACCCCTGGTGTACGTCCGTTAAAACTCACTACCTCTCTCAG GTGTTTCAGTGAAGAGAGCTGTCTCTCTCTCAGGCAGCTGGAGGGTTACCTGGTCGTGCTCCAGCCTGACGCCCCGCAGATCTCTCTGTCTGGGGTGGGACCCCACCTGGCCCGACCAGCCGCTGAATTTGAGGGCCCTCAAGGGGTTCCCTTGTTTCCTGAGCTCCGTATTGTCTGCTCCTTGTCTCACGCTGTGAACACAGCTGCTCAGGGCATGGAAGGAGGAG CACTGATGTCAGATGCTGTTGCTCACACTCTGGATGGATGTGAAGTCCAGCCCTTGGGGGAGGAGCTAAACCCAGAAAGAGAGGAGCTTCTGGTTGACATGGAGGCGTTAAGAGAGAGGGGGCTGGACATCATTAACACAACGGCCTACATTGCCATCACTG GAGCGGAGTCTATCTCTGTGTATGAGGATGTGTTGCGCTCCATTCGCTATCGCTTAGCAAAGGGCTCTGCTCGGTTTGAAAGAAGGTTCCGTCTGTCGTGCTCAGAAATGAACGGCCGGTACACCAGCAACGAGCTCACGCTTGAG GTAAACTTTCTGCATTCTCTGGACAGTCTGTATCATCCGTCTCACCTGCTGGCGTCTCAGCAGCAGTTCCTCCACCCATCCCATCACACTGGAGAACTGAGTGGACACACACTCCCCAACCCACACCGCAACTCAG TTGTTCCAGGAGCTGCAACTGTCATCATCATGGTGTGTGTGGGTTTCTTGGTTGTCATGGTGATTCTTGGTGTCTTCCGCATCCGTTCCATCCACCGTCGTGGTGAAGGAGCAAGAGGCGGAGGCAAAGAGGGCAGTAACCAATGGGATGATTCGGCCCTCACCATCATTGTGAACCCAATGGAG ACATACGAGAACCGCATGGGCATTGCAACAGATATTGAAGGAGAgtgtgatgatgaggaagaaGTAGTGGATTCGCCCGATGATACCAGTGATGACCAACGAATCATCATCAAGAAAGAGGGAAGAGACTCCGCCCCCAGACGCTACTGA
- the clstn3 gene encoding calsyntenin-3 isoform X1, producing the protein MARMSFLSFLLFCLTSVAHGNKANKHKPWIETEYQGIVMENDNTVLLNPPLFALDKDAPLHYAGEICGFRVHNGPGGSGSAQFEAVVLDRSTGEGLVRSKEPLDCESQKEHSFTIQAYDCGEGPDGSNSKKSHKATVHVRVNDVNEFSPVFVERRYEASVPEGRLFDRIVRVEAVDADCSPQYSQICFYDIITPNVPFTIDNDGNIKNTEPLDSKRQRVHSFWVTAFDCGKNRAQADAQVIVTVKPSCKPGWIGWTKRIEYTPGSGSIPLFPNLHLETCEETVWNIQATVELQTGHIGKGCDRDSYSDRSVRRLCGAVRGEVDLLPPPSPATNWTAALPTLPSSDSSLVFSFNGSTHVAVVPDSVASAVSGDHFTLQLWMRRGGASAQPPANQARGTRKEEETIVCSTVKNDDSYSHYSLSVHGCRLSLFYWPDVSAARPVKFLWKLEQVCDSEWHHLSLSVQFPSVTLYVDGVTFDPALIHDNGAIPNPAPHQRLVIGACWVEPEEKPKDIVNNTMPESKDTGKFVSGYKGLLSGVTVRPGNVEPHSVVECLYACREGLDFGDLETLGSGMKVHVNPSQSVLVLEGDDIESFNRAVQQVTYRNSLRFATPGVRPLKLTTSLRCFSEESCLSLRQLEGYLVVLQPDAPQISLSGVGPHLARPAAEFEGPQGVPLFPELRIVCSLSHAVNTAAQGMEGGALMSDAVAHTLDGCEVQPLGEELNPEREELLVDMEALRERGLDIINTTAYIAITGAESISVYEDVLRSIRYRLAKGSARFERRFRLSCSEMNGRYTSNELTLEVNFLHSLDSLYHPSHLLASQQQFLHPSHHTGELSGHTLPNPHRNSVVPGAATVIIMVCVGFLVVMVILGVFRIRSIHRRGEGARGGGKEGSNQWDDSALTIIVNPMETYENRMGIATDIEGECDDEEEVVDSPDDTSDDQRIIIKKEGRDSAPRRY; encoded by the exons ATGGCCAGAATGAGTTTTCTCTCCTTTCTCCTCTTTTGCTTGACTTCGGTTGCCCATGGCAACAAAG CCAATAAACACAAGCCATGGATCGAGACGGAGTACCAAGGGATCGTCATGGAAAACGACAATACTGTCCTCCTCAACCCTCCTCTATTCGCCCTGGATAAAGACGCACCGCTGCACTATGCCG GGGAGATCTGTGGGTTTAGGGTTCACAACGGACCAGGTGGTTCTGGTTCAGCACAGTTTGAGGCCGTGGTGTTGGACCGCTCCACTGGAGAAGGTCTGGTTCGGTCCAAGGAGCCTCTGGACTGTGAAAGCCAGAAGGAGCACAGCTTCACCATTCAGGCGTATGACTGTGGTGAAGGTCCTGACGGCAGCAACAGCAAGAAATCCCACaa gGCCACCGTGCACGTTCGTGTAAATGACGTGAACGAGTTCTCTCCTGTCTTTGTGGAGCGTCGGTACGAGGCGTCTGTGCCTGAGGGTCGCCTGTTTGATCGTATTGTGCGGGTGGAAGCCGTGGATGCCGACTGCTCCCCTCAATACAGCCAGATCTGCTTCTATGACATCATCACACCCAACGTCCCTTTCACCATTGATAACGATG GGAACATAAAGAACACTGAGCCACTGGACTCCAAACGCCAGCGTGTCCACAGTTTCTGGGTGACAGCATTTGATTGTGGGAAGAATCGAGCTCAGGCTGATGCTCAGGTCATAGTCACAGTCAAACCTTCCTGCAAGCCAGGCTGGatag GATGGACAAAGCGCATTGAGTATACTCCTGGTTCCGGCAGTATCCCACTCTTTCCGAACCTGCACTTAGAAACCTGCGAGGAGACAGTTTGGAACATCCAGGCTACTGTTGAGCTTCAGACGGGTCATATTGGGAAGGGCTGTGACAGGGACAGCTACTCCGATCGATCTGTGCGCAGACTCTGTG GTGCTGTGAGGGGTGAAGTCGACCTCCTTCCACCTCCATCCCCTGCAACAAATTGGACCGCCGCACTGCCGACTCTACCATCCTCTGATTCATCCCTGGTCTTCTCCTTCAATGGCTCCACCCATGTTGCTGTAGTACCTGATTCAGTTGCTTCAGCAGTATCCGGCGACCACTTCACCCTGCAGCTGTGGATGCGAAGAGGAGGTGCCAGCGCTCAACCACCGGCCAATCAGGCTAGAGGAACCCGTAAAGAGGAGGAGACTATTGTCTGCAGCACTGTAAAGAATG ATGACTCATACTCTCATTACTCTTTATCGGTACATGGCTGTCGTCTCTCTCTCTTCTATTGGCCGGATGTGTCCGCCGCAAGACCTGTCAAATTCCTTTGGAAACTGGAACAG GTGTGTGACAGTGAGTGGCATCACTTGTCCCTTAGTGTGCAGTTCCCCTCAGTCACACTCTATGTGGATGGAGTGACCTTTGACCCTGCACTCATCCATGACAACGGAGCTATCCCCAACCCTGCACCACACCAACGGCTGGTCATTGGAGCATGCTGGG TAGAGCCAGAAGAGAAACCGAAAGACATTGTGAACAACACCATGCCAGAGAGTAAAGACACAG GGAAGTTTGTCAGTGGTTACAAAGGGCTTTTGTCAGGAGTAACAGTGCGTCCAGGAAATGTGGAGCCACACAGTGTAGTGGAGTGTCTGTATGCCTGTCGAGAGGGGCTTGATTTCGGAGACCTTGAGACTTTGGGCTCAGGCATGAAG GTGCATGTGAACCCTAGCCAGTCTGTGCTGGTGTTAGAGGGAGACGACATTGAAAGTTTCAACCGTGCTGTTCAGCAGGTGACTTACAGGAACTCTCTACGATTTGCCACCCCTGGTGTACGTCCGTTAAAACTCACTACCTCTCTCAG GTGTTTCAGTGAAGAGAGCTGTCTCTCTCTCAGGCAGCTGGAGGGTTACCTGGTCGTGCTCCAGCCTGACGCCCCGCAGATCTCTCTGTCTGGGGTGGGACCCCACCTGGCCCGACCAGCCGCTGAATTTGAGGGCCCTCAAGGGGTTCCCTTGTTTCCTGAGCTCCGTATTGTCTGCTCCTTGTCTCACGCTGTGAACACAGCTGCTCAGGGCATGGAAGGAGGAG CACTGATGTCAGATGCTGTTGCTCACACTCTGGATGGATGTGAAGTCCAGCCCTTGGGGGAGGAGCTAAACCCAGAAAGAGAGGAGCTTCTGGTTGACATGGAGGCGTTAAGAGAGAGGGGGCTGGACATCATTAACACAACGGCCTACATTGCCATCACTG GAGCGGAGTCTATCTCTGTGTATGAGGATGTGTTGCGCTCCATTCGCTATCGCTTAGCAAAGGGCTCTGCTCGGTTTGAAAGAAGGTTCCGTCTGTCGTGCTCAGAAATGAACGGCCGGTACACCAGCAACGAGCTCACGCTTGAG GTAAACTTTCTGCATTCTCTGGACAGTCTGTATCATCCGTCTCACCTGCTGGCGTCTCAGCAGCAGTTCCTCCACCCATCCCATCACACTGGAGAACTGAGTGGACACACACTCCCCAACCCACACCGCAACTCAG TTGTTCCAGGAGCTGCAACTGTCATCATCATGGTGTGTGTGGGTTTCTTGGTTGTCATGGTGATTCTTGGTGTCTTCCGCATCCGTTCCATCCACCGTCGTGGTGAAGGAGCAAGAGGCGGAGGCAAAGAGGGCAGTAACCAATGGGATGATTCGGCCCTCACCATCATTGTGAACCCAATGGAG ACATACGAGAACCGCATGGGCATTGCAACAGATATTGAAGGAGAgtgtgatgatgaggaagaaGTAGTGGATTCGCCCGATGATACCAGTGATGACCAACGAATCATCATCAAGAAAGAGGGAAGAGACTCCGCCCCCAGACGCTACTGA